Proteins encoded by one window of Salicibibacter halophilus:
- a CDS encoding endonuclease domain-containing protein, with amino-acid sequence MNLLKEYIREKYSSNEEIQEKLLETLSVYFNQVDNILQKTESPIEKTMAIELLNLIKSDSELGEIGFVDLEPQKTIKLNNRNKYYVADFLITWKPTVSVNGVERKLIVECDGHDFHEKTKEQVKKGKLRDRKLFLEGYTVFHFTGSEIYEDVSGCAIEVLEMIRSWHLSWVHG; translated from the coding sequence ATGAACTTGTTAAAAGAATATATCCGCGAAAAATATTCGTCGAACGAGGAAATACAAGAAAAGTTGTTGGAAACGTTGAGCGTTTATTTCAATCAGGTAGATAACATTTTACAAAAAACAGAAAGCCCTATTGAAAAAACAATGGCAATCGAACTTTTAAATCTCATTAAGTCAGATTCAGAACTAGGGGAAATAGGATTCGTCGATTTAGAACCGCAAAAGACAATCAAACTAAACAACAGAAACAAGTATTATGTAGCCGATTTTCTTATTACGTGGAAGCCAACTGTTTCAGTGAATGGAGTGGAAAGAAAATTGATCGTGGAGTGCGATGGTCACGATTTCCATGAAAAAACGAAAGAACAGGTTAAAAAAGGCAAGTTAAGAGATCGAAAGTTGTTTTTAGAAGGGTACACCGTATTTCATTTTACAGGTTCAGAGATATACGAAGATGTATCAGGTTGCGCGATAGAAGTTTTAGAAATGATTCGTTCTTGGCATCTTTCTTGGGTTCATGGATGA
- the ssb gene encoding single-stranded DNA-binding protein, whose protein sequence is MSLNNVTLIGRLTRDWELRYTPSGYGVANGGIAVNRPFKNQHGENEADFFNVTVWRKQAENAASYTGKGSLVAIDGRLQSRRYENKHGQNVTAIEVVAESVQFLEPKSQQRQSNNEAGANDAGANDAGTNDATQALYGDGQQVEINDEDLPF, encoded by the coding sequence ATGAGTTTGAACAATGTCACCTTGATTGGAAGATTAACTAGAGATTGGGAATTGCGATATACGCCGAGTGGGTACGGTGTGGCGAATGGCGGAATTGCCGTCAATCGCCCCTTTAAAAATCAGCATGGCGAAAATGAAGCGGATTTCTTCAATGTCACCGTTTGGCGAAAGCAAGCAGAAAACGCGGCTAGCTATACAGGAAAAGGAAGCCTTGTAGCGATAGATGGGCGATTGCAAAGCCGTCGATATGAAAACAAGCATGGGCAAAACGTAACAGCGATTGAGGTAGTAGCGGAAAGCGTTCAGTTCCTAGAGCCAAAATCACAACAGCGCCAAAGTAACAACGAAGCAGGCGCAAACGATGCAGGCGCAAACGATGCAGGCACAAACGATGCAACACAAGCGCTGTATGGCGACGGTCAACAAGTCGAGATCAATGATGAGGACCTACCTTTCTGA
- a CDS encoding NUMOD4 domain-containing protein: MKETIWRDIDGYEKYYQVSNTGEVRSKDREVYNGRGFRFSKGRILNKSKTTTGYLKVDLRVNGRRKSVKVHRLVAKAFIENPGNKPNVNHIDGNPINNNADNLEWCTQKENMSHAHETGLVNSNVSKYANEIINEYKSDSDTNIRTLSKKYKCAHVSIRKLLSKNNIEIKGISEIKDTYEINKKELSSLFETDMKNKDIANHFNTNRRLIAVYRHKHKRGELIK; this comes from the coding sequence ATGAAAGAAACCATATGGCGGGATATAGACGGATATGAAAAATATTATCAAGTCAGCAATACAGGTGAAGTGAGGTCAAAAGACAGGGAAGTTTATAACGGTCGTGGTTTTAGGTTTAGTAAAGGAAGGATCTTAAATAAATCAAAAACGACAACAGGTTATTTGAAGGTGGATTTGAGAGTTAACGGAAGGAGAAAAAGCGTAAAGGTTCATAGGCTTGTGGCTAAAGCCTTCATTGAAAACCCTGGCAACAAACCTAATGTAAACCATATTGATGGAAACCCTATTAATAACAATGCCGATAATCTTGAATGGTGTACCCAGAAAGAGAACATGTCACACGCTCATGAAACTGGTTTGGTGAATAGTAACGTTAGTAAGTACGCAAATGAAATCATCAATGAATACAAAAGTGATTCTGATACAAACATTCGTACCCTTTCCAAAAAATATAAATGCGCCCATGTCTCTATAAGGAAACTATTATCAAAAAATAACATTGAGATTAAAGGGATTTCGGAAATAAAGGACACCTACGAAATTAACAAAAAAGAACTTTCCTCGCTGTTTGAAACTGATATGAAAAACAAAGATATAGCAAATCACTTCAATACAAACAGGAGATTGATTGCAGTATACAGACACAAACACAAGAGAGGGGAACTTATCAAATGA
- a CDS encoding ERF family protein, with protein sequence MDEQANNTNLFKKIVEVRKEIDYFQKDSKGYKYSYVSGSQVLSKIKGKMDEVGLILMPQMDNITDEKEGKNYIVRGNITYTWIDAESGESISIPWKLYGAQDDISKAFGSGLTYSERYFLLKFFGVPTDDDDPDTTQGNKPQQANRAQQIPQQGQQKRTSQNQAQKQTEQPKLASMKQKDDITKAAKALSTMRNAPMDKIFSSLGISILEQVTEKEATEALRKLEKWYAQAKNEQEQAGGQAV encoded by the coding sequence ATGGATGAACAAGCGAATAACACAAATCTATTTAAGAAGATCGTCGAAGTCAGAAAGGAAATAGATTATTTCCAGAAAGACAGCAAAGGATATAAGTACAGCTACGTTAGCGGTTCGCAGGTGCTTTCAAAAATCAAAGGAAAAATGGACGAGGTTGGTCTAATCCTTATGCCGCAAATGGATAATATCACCGATGAGAAGGAAGGGAAAAATTACATTGTTCGCGGAAACATCACTTATACGTGGATAGATGCCGAGAGTGGCGAAAGCATCAGTATTCCCTGGAAGCTGTACGGCGCACAAGATGATATATCCAAAGCATTCGGTTCAGGGCTTACGTACAGTGAACGTTATTTTCTTTTGAAGTTTTTCGGTGTTCCTACCGACGACGATGACCCCGACACAACACAAGGAAATAAGCCACAGCAGGCAAACAGAGCGCAACAAATACCACAACAAGGACAACAGAAAAGAACGTCGCAGAATCAAGCACAGAAGCAGACAGAGCAACCGAAACTGGCTAGCATGAAGCAAAAGGACGACATTACAAAAGCGGCGAAAGCCTTATCAACAATGCGGAATGCACCGATGGACAAAATCTTTTCTTCTCTAGGCATTAGCATCTTAGAGCAAGTAACAGAAAAAGAAGCGACGGAAGCACTACGAAAGCTAGAAAAATGGTACGCGCAAGCTAAAAATGAACAAGAACAAGCAGGGGGTCAAGCCGTATGA
- a CDS encoding siphovirus Gp157 family protein, with protein sequence MSSLYELTDNYKLIQRLIEEGADAEKFTDTLQAIEDSIDGKAEGYFYVIKNIESDINAMKAEEKRLADRRKAAENKVKRMKEDLTESMIETGKRKVKTPVFTANVQNNPPSVRVIDEGLIPKAFFIEQEPKIDRKGLLNSLKEGDETEGAEIIQTESVRFK encoded by the coding sequence ATGAGTAGCCTGTACGAACTTACGGATAACTACAAACTGATTCAACGATTGATCGAAGAAGGCGCGGATGCGGAAAAGTTCACGGATACCTTGCAGGCGATTGAAGATTCTATCGACGGAAAAGCAGAAGGTTACTTCTACGTTATTAAAAACATCGAATCTGATATAAACGCGATGAAAGCAGAAGAAAAGCGCCTTGCAGATCGAAGGAAAGCGGCAGAAAACAAAGTGAAGCGCATGAAGGAAGATTTAACGGAAAGCATGATCGAAACAGGCAAACGGAAAGTGAAAACGCCAGTATTTACCGCAAACGTCCAAAACAATCCACCGAGCGTTCGCGTTATTGACGAGGGGCTTATACCGAAAGCGTTCTTCATTGAACAAGAACCGAAAATTGATCGAAAAGGTTTGCTGAACTCATTGAAAGAGGGCGACGAAACAGAAGGTGCGGAGATCATACAGACCGAATCAGTCAGATTTAAATAG
- a CDS encoding helix-turn-helix domain-containing protein, with protein MRKVNSYYSRKNLGSWLKHFRLNSQNPSISSQTTLARKLFLEQKQVSKIELGEVEPRLETAAEWCKLTGWREGWDIVANIYGLHPFAVPPVHPELSERLPESIMNARQQLTTALDSLDEIERAITKRRPNKNIDIDDIKNNFMDLYDLKPAIKSMMYAAERDIELNIDEVKDEWTAKSVANEVVLPNMAQMEKEKAEA; from the coding sequence GTGAGAAAGGTGAACTCATACTATTCCAGAAAGAACCTAGGAAGTTGGCTCAAACATTTCCGTCTAAATAGCCAAAATCCTAGTATTTCGTCACAAACGACGTTGGCAAGAAAGCTGTTTTTAGAGCAAAAACAAGTATCAAAAATCGAACTTGGAGAAGTGGAACCGCGCCTTGAAACGGCGGCTGAGTGGTGCAAATTAACAGGTTGGCGAGAGGGTTGGGATATTGTCGCTAACATTTACGGCTTGCATCCGTTCGCTGTACCGCCTGTTCATCCTGAGTTATCCGAACGCTTGCCAGAATCAATCATGAATGCTCGGCAACAGCTAACAACGGCGCTTGATTCATTGGATGAGATTGAAAGAGCCATAACCAAACGGCGACCAAATAAAAACATCGACATCGACGATATCAAAAATAACTTTATGGATTTATACGATTTAAAACCCGCAATAAAAAGCATGATGTATGCGGCTGAAAGAGACATTGAACTGAACATTGATGAGGTTAAGGATGAGTGGACTGCAAAAAGCGTAGCAAATGAAGTTGTATTGCCTAATATGGCGCAAATGGAAAAGGAGAAGGCAGAAGCATGA
- a CDS encoding helix-turn-helix domain-containing protein codes for MNETMNVKEVADYLHVHTDTIYSMVRKKELPHFRVRSRIFFEKNTIDRWIMNQSTMNAV; via the coding sequence ATGAACGAAACAATGAACGTAAAAGAAGTTGCTGACTATCTCCACGTACACACTGACACGATTTACTCAATGGTTAGAAAAAAGGAATTACCTCATTTCCGCGTCCGTTCAAGAATATTTTTCGAGAAAAACACCATTGACCGTTGGATTATGAATCAATCAACGATGAATGCTGTCTAA
- a CDS encoding helix-turn-helix domain-containing protein: MKREKLITLRKEKGLTQAKLAENLGISTIYVRKIEHGYVSAGRKTMLKYENFFDKDMKELFPDLFFEDNVTKFNLTESN; this comes from the coding sequence ATGAAACGTGAAAAACTTATCACCCTCAGAAAAGAAAAGGGATTAACACAAGCGAAACTTGCTGAAAATCTTGGTATATCAACCATTTACGTAAGAAAGATTGAACATGGTTACGTTTCAGCAGGTCGAAAAACAATGCTCAAATACGAAAACTTTTTCGACAAAGACATGAAAGAACTTTTTCCCGATCTTTTTTTTGAAGATAATGTTACAAAATTTAACTTAACGGAATCAAACTGA
- a CDS encoding helix-turn-helix domain-containing protein: MILTVEQKKTLGDRLRLLRGNRTQDAIARGVGLQRSRYTHYENNRVEPDVETIQKLSNYFNVTTDYLLCLSDDPQGRSEEIKKEFNDPRIDLMFRDLQNMTDEELEEAFEMFKYIKFKYGDKGYKD, from the coding sequence GTGATTTTAACGGTGGAACAAAAGAAAACGCTAGGTGATAGATTAAGGCTTTTACGCGGGAATCGAACGCAAGATGCAATCGCTCGCGGTGTTGGGCTTCAACGGTCAAGATATACACATTATGAAAATAACCGAGTCGAACCAGACGTTGAAACGATACAGAAGTTATCCAATTACTTTAATGTAACAACCGATTACTTATTATGTCTGTCTGACGACCCGCAAGGAAGAAGCGAAGAAATAAAAAAAGAATTTAACGACCCGCGTATTGACCTAATGTTTAGAGACCTCCAAAACATGACCGACGAAGAACTTGAAGAAGCCTTTGAAATGTTTAAATATATAAAGTTTAAATATGGGGATAAAGGATACAAGGATTGA
- a CDS encoding DUF4352 domain-containing protein, producing the protein MSEEIKSEQKVKKPIYKRWWFYVIIGVVVIGVFGDADDEEVASDEEAEAEEASEEADTEATEDEEATEEEATEEENGDEEEQQTYSLDDEIEIDDHHFVVHDIDTATDIGSEHVPHEASGTFVLLDVTYTNNDSESVRMSSSDFQLVLDDSTYDSDTGAIMRANQEGTDTGDTFIGEQVNPGSEINSTVAFDVADDVAEDEDLQLKIDVGIFGGEEAIVDLR; encoded by the coding sequence ATGAGTGAAGAAATCAAAAGTGAACAAAAGGTAAAAAAACCTATTTACAAACGTTGGTGGTTTTACGTCATTATCGGCGTTGTCGTTATCGGGGTTTTTGGGGATGCGGATGATGAAGAAGTAGCAAGCGATGAAGAAGCAGAAGCAGAAGAAGCGAGCGAGGAAGCAGACACGGAAGCCACGGAAGATGAGGAAGCAACTGAGGAAGAAGCTACAGAAGAAGAAAATGGCGATGAGGAAGAACAGCAAACATATTCCCTAGATGATGAAATTGAAATCGACGACCATCACTTTGTTGTCCATGACATTGATACAGCGACGGACATAGGAAGCGAACACGTACCACATGAAGCAAGTGGAACATTCGTCTTGTTGGATGTCACCTACACAAACAATGATAGTGAATCTGTTCGAATGAGTTCCAGTGATTTTCAGTTAGTGCTTGATGATTCGACCTACGATTCGGATACAGGCGCGATCATGCGAGCAAATCAAGAAGGAACAGACACAGGCGATACATTCATCGGTGAACAGGTGAACCCTGGTTCTGAGATTAATTCAACGGTCGCTTTTGATGTAGCCGACGATGTTGCAGAAGATGAAGATTTACAGTTAAAAATAGACGTTGGCATTTTCGGCGGTGAAGAAGCAATCGTTGACTTGCGATAA
- a CDS encoding ImmA/IrrE family metallo-endopeptidase, translating into MKSIANYLGVFIEPSETVSFNTGNIIIVPKNHPHIWELFSHELSHVLLNKGNQKRMDERFLYYQEKKANHFSYHFGIPTFMLENLELPQTLKTASMYVANLFHVTFDFALKRLKQYLSKKFLYTLERSC; encoded by the coding sequence ATGAAATCCATTGCAAATTATCTAGGTGTTTTTATTGAACCTAGTGAAACGGTTAGTTTTAATACAGGGAATATAATTATCGTTCCAAAAAATCACCCTCACATCTGGGAGTTGTTCAGTCATGAGTTATCGCACGTTCTGTTAAATAAAGGGAATCAAAAAAGAATGGACGAAAGGTTTTTATACTATCAAGAAAAGAAAGCAAATCACTTCTCGTATCATTTCGGTATACCTACTTTTATGTTAGAAAATCTGGAACTTCCTCAAACACTCAAAACTGCTTCTATGTACGTAGCAAATCTATTTCATGTCACGTTTGACTTTGCTTTAAAACGCTTGAAACAATACCTATCCAAAAAGTTCCTATATACTTTAGAAAGGAGTTGTTAG
- a CDS encoding tyrosine-type recombinase/integrase produces the protein MQAKNITEARNELAKFEAEILTDQYVRPEKMMLRDLYEREWLTKYAPEKYSHKSLHLYISIIEDRVLPTFGRMKLSDIKTIHVVNFIDDLKKDGKRLDGKEGGISPYTIQNIHQGLSSLFICAQKFGLIKDNPASGVSLPSTAGRKIKLDYSLEMVWEMIEAIKHEPYEKQVIFWIAFVTSARSSEIAALEDKHILSDENAIRFEQSLHQIVGGGFGVKSIKNNIEGTTAIPQELTTMIEKLLHEKRKDKIKMGNKWAYDDKIFLLANEYGEPFRPESISNWWLRFIKRHNLKKIRFHDLRHLSITFLIGKNVPMKSISERARHSNISTTMDVYGHNIVDVDRLAADHFSEFFDQKKAGE, from the coding sequence GTGCAAGCGAAAAATATAACGGAAGCCAGGAACGAACTGGCGAAGTTTGAAGCTGAGATTTTAACCGATCAATACGTAAGACCTGAAAAAATGATGTTACGTGACCTCTACGAACGTGAATGGCTAACGAAATATGCACCTGAGAAATATTCTCATAAATCCCTTCACTTATATATAAGCATTATTGAAGATCGTGTTTTACCTACGTTTGGGCGTATGAAACTATCAGATATAAAAACGATTCACGTTGTTAATTTTATCGACGATTTAAAAAAAGACGGAAAGCGTTTAGATGGAAAAGAAGGAGGGATTTCCCCTTATACAATACAAAACATTCACCAAGGGTTAAGCAGTTTGTTTATCTGCGCTCAAAAATTCGGTTTAATAAAAGATAATCCTGCTTCTGGCGTTTCCCTCCCTTCAACTGCAGGTCGTAAGATTAAGCTAGATTATTCGCTTGAAATGGTCTGGGAAATGATCGAAGCCATTAAACACGAACCCTACGAAAAGCAAGTTATATTTTGGATAGCCTTTGTCACCTCGGCGCGTTCTTCGGAAATCGCCGCGCTTGAAGATAAACACATACTAAGCGATGAAAATGCCATCCGTTTTGAGCAATCGTTGCATCAAATCGTTGGCGGGGGTTTTGGCGTTAAATCCATTAAGAACAATATAGAGGGTACAACAGCCATACCGCAAGAACTAACAACAATGATTGAAAAACTATTACACGAAAAAAGGAAAGACAAGATAAAAATGGGGAATAAGTGGGCTTATGATGACAAAATTTTTCTGCTCGCTAATGAGTACGGCGAACCTTTTCGCCCTGAGAGCATAAGTAATTGGTGGCTTAGGTTTATCAAACGACACAACCTTAAAAAAATCCGCTTTCATGATTTGCGCCACTTATCCATTACATTCCTTATCGGCAAAAATGTTCCAATGAAGTCTATAAGTGAACGTGCAAGGCACTCGAATATATCGACGACGATGGATGTATATGGACATAATATCGTTGATGTTGACCGTTTAGCCGCCGACCATTTCAGCGAGTTTTTCGATCAAAAAAAGGCAGGGGAATAA
- a CDS encoding dipicolinate synthase subunit B yields the protein MMLVGKRVGFGLTGSHCTLEEVIPMINGLKDEGAEVIPFVSFTIQTTETKFGTPNHWLDAIEKAAGHEAVDSIPKAEPYGPKTPLDAMLIAPMTGSSMSKFANAQNDSPVLMAAKATLRNSSPIVLAISTNDALGLNATNLAKLLQMHHVYFVPLGQDNPYKKPTSLVARMEDIPQTIEAAIRGEQYQPLFIEKFND from the coding sequence ATGATGCTCGTCGGTAAACGGGTCGGTTTTGGATTGACTGGATCCCATTGCACGTTGGAAGAAGTAATTCCGATGATTAACGGACTTAAAGATGAAGGGGCGGAAGTAATCCCATTCGTAAGCTTCACGATACAGACGACGGAGACAAAATTCGGCACACCGAATCATTGGCTGGATGCGATCGAAAAGGCAGCCGGCCATGAAGCGGTGGATTCCATTCCAAAAGCAGAACCCTATGGTCCAAAAACGCCTTTGGACGCTATGTTAATCGCGCCTATGACAGGAAGTTCCATGAGCAAATTTGCTAATGCTCAAAATGATTCTCCCGTTCTCATGGCCGCAAAAGCAACCTTGCGAAACAGTTCTCCGATCGTATTAGCCATCTCCACAAACGATGCGCTCGGGTTAAATGCCACTAATTTGGCAAAATTGCTGCAAATGCACCATGTGTACTTCGTTCCGCTTGGCCAGGATAACCCGTATAAAAAACCAACCTCTCTCGTGGCGAGAATGGAAGATATACCGCAAACCATTGAAGCAGCGATACGTGGTGAGCAATATCAGCCGTTGTTCATTGAAAAATTCAACGACTGA
- the dpsA gene encoding dipicolinate synthase subunit DpsA yields MVNKEVEVIEHVAVIGGDRRQVELVHRLKKSVAHISVVGFDQLSFLDANITEHALSEVPWEKLSAILFPVSGVDADGEVEAQYAPKPLIVTREMLAKKQNSCFVFAGIRTDFLKDMGENLVCWMERDDVAVYNSVPTAEGALMLAMQNTTATIHNASVVILGFGRCGKTLADLFQSVGAKVTVVTDGDTEKARAHQAGHGVLSLRTMQTELAGADICINTIPASVLTKDTLPHVKKNCYILDIASRPGGVDMEAAGQLGLKAQEAPGLPGKVAPETAGDILAIVTLAILNSENKKGR; encoded by the coding sequence ATGGTCAATAAGGAGGTGGAGGTCATCGAACATGTCGCTGTCATCGGAGGAGATCGCCGTCAAGTGGAACTCGTGCATCGACTGAAAAAAAGCGTTGCACATATTTCGGTGGTTGGATTTGACCAACTTTCTTTTTTGGATGCCAATATTACCGAGCATGCGTTGTCGGAAGTTCCTTGGGAGAAATTGAGCGCGATCCTTTTCCCGGTTAGTGGGGTGGATGCGGACGGAGAGGTAGAAGCGCAATATGCACCGAAGCCGCTTATCGTTACACGCGAAATGCTTGCCAAAAAACAAAACAGCTGCTTCGTTTTCGCCGGGATCAGGACGGATTTCCTAAAAGATATGGGCGAAAACCTCGTCTGTTGGATGGAAAGGGATGATGTCGCTGTTTATAATTCCGTTCCGACAGCCGAAGGGGCATTAATGCTGGCGATGCAAAACACAACGGCCACCATTCACAACGCTTCAGTCGTTATCCTCGGTTTTGGCCGTTGTGGAAAGACACTTGCTGATCTTTTTCAATCCGTTGGAGCAAAAGTGACAGTCGTGACAGATGGGGATACGGAAAAGGCAAGAGCCCACCAGGCAGGCCATGGCGTCCTAAGCCTGCGCACCATGCAAACGGAACTTGCTGGCGCCGATATTTGCATTAACACCATTCCGGCTTCCGTCCTCACAAAAGATACATTACCCCATGTAAAGAAAAATTGTTATATCCTCGACATCGCGAGCCGCCCCGGAGGTGTTGATATGGAAGCCGCCGGTCAACTCGGATTAAAAGCGCAGGAAGCACCGGGTTTACCGGGAAAAGTAGCTCCTGAAACGGCCGGGGATATCCTCGCCATTGTGACATTGGCGATTTTGAATTCTGAAAATAAGAAAGGAAGATAA
- a CDS encoding YlmC/YmxH family sporulation protein yields the protein MRLSEMSAKEIVDFEQGERLGVPGRLDARVNASTGEIEAFLFPTTRWSPFRKNEETLEIRWHHIHTIGEDMIIVNRSI from the coding sequence ATGCGATTAAGTGAAATGAGCGCAAAGGAAATCGTTGATTTCGAACAAGGCGAGCGTTTAGGCGTTCCCGGACGTTTAGATGCCCGCGTCAATGCTTCCACCGGGGAAATTGAAGCTTTCTTGTTTCCGACAACGAGATGGAGTCCTTTCCGAAAAAATGAAGAAACGCTCGAGATTCGCTGGCATCATATCCATACGATTGGCGAAGATATGATCATCGTCAATCGTTCCATTTGA
- a CDS encoding M16 family metallopeptidase: MVQRMNLPNGLRLVYEPMEHVRSLSIGIWIYTGSRDEKVEENGITHFLEHMLFKGTKKRSATEIAESFDRIGGYVNAFTAKEYTCFYAKVMDKHGKEAVEILSDMFFHSIFDEEEMAKERNVVLEEIRMVEDTADDVVHDDLDAAAYGNHPLGRPILGTEKTVATFGREQLHDFLHTHYRPDNVVISMAGKIDDGLLSFVESKFSGLSAKEAPPNHETPPVLFNNKEARAKRIEQAHLCLGFNGVPIHGDDIYAMVLFDQLLGGSMSSRLFQEIREQRGLAYAVFSDHLAYRDGGMLTVYAGTAPAHVDEVLGAVLSIMERFANEEVDRKDLENVKSQVQGSMVLGLESTSSRMSRNGKNELSLGEHPSLDAVTERIDAVTTKEIQEVAKKLYENDCALSIISPDGKLPKGRSKLSSMA; this comes from the coding sequence ATTGTTCAACGAATGAATTTGCCAAACGGGCTTCGCCTCGTTTATGAACCGATGGAACATGTTCGTTCGCTTTCCATCGGCATCTGGATTTACACGGGGTCGAGGGATGAAAAAGTTGAAGAAAACGGCATTACCCACTTTCTTGAACACATGCTGTTTAAGGGGACGAAAAAACGATCGGCCACCGAGATTGCAGAAAGCTTTGACCGTATTGGCGGTTATGTTAACGCCTTCACGGCGAAAGAATATACTTGTTTTTACGCGAAAGTCATGGATAAACATGGAAAAGAAGCGGTGGAAATTTTAAGTGATATGTTTTTTCATTCCATATTTGACGAAGAAGAAATGGCAAAAGAACGAAATGTCGTGCTTGAAGAAATCCGCATGGTGGAAGACACAGCCGATGATGTCGTGCATGATGATCTCGATGCCGCCGCGTACGGAAACCATCCATTGGGGCGACCGATTCTTGGCACGGAAAAAACGGTCGCTACCTTTGGCCGTGAACAATTACATGATTTTCTCCATACCCATTACCGGCCGGACAACGTCGTTATATCAATGGCGGGAAAAATCGATGATGGGTTGTTATCTTTTGTAGAATCTAAATTTTCCGGGCTCTCGGCAAAAGAAGCTCCTCCCAATCATGAAACACCTCCCGTTTTGTTTAACAACAAGGAAGCGCGGGCCAAAAGAATTGAACAGGCCCATCTGTGCCTTGGCTTTAATGGTGTGCCGATTCATGGGGATGACATATATGCGATGGTCTTATTCGATCAATTGCTTGGAGGGAGCATGAGCAGTCGTTTGTTCCAAGAAATCCGGGAACAACGGGGACTTGCGTATGCAGTGTTTTCTGATCATTTGGCTTATCGCGACGGAGGAATGTTAACGGTTTACGCCGGAACTGCTCCTGCGCATGTTGATGAAGTGTTAGGGGCAGTCTTGTCGATAATGGAGCGCTTTGCAAATGAAGAGGTCGATCGCAAAGATCTGGAGAATGTAAAGTCCCAAGTGCAAGGAAGCATGGTCTTAGGACTGGAAAGCACGAGCAGTCGCATGAGCAGAAATGGCAAAAACGAGTTGAGCCTTGGGGAACACCCATCGCTTGATGCGGTAACAGAGCGGATAGACGCCGTGACAACGAAAGAAATCCAAGAAGTTGCCAAGAAACTTTATGAGAATGATTGCGCCCTCTCGATCATAAGCCCGGACGGAAAATTACCGAAGGGTCGTTCTAAATTGTCGTCCATGGCATAG